In the genome of Rhodoplanes sp. Z2-YC6860, one region contains:
- a CDS encoding IS1182 family transposase, whose product MKRFVEGTARGQSTLFPECLEDWIGEDNPVRVIDVFVDELDLAELGFDGVAPEVTGRPAYHPSVLLKLYIYGYLNRVQSSRRLEREAGRNVEAMWLTGRLVPDHKTIADFRKDNGGAIRQVCARFIALCRVMGLLTDPSVAIDGSKFKAVNNRDKNFTRAKMERRMAQIEESVARYLQQLDTADRHEPSEALQSKTNRLKDKIAKLREQMQNLGELRAQMLAAPDQQISLTDPDSRSMATSGRGSGVVGYNVQVAVETKHHLIITHEVTNVGTDRSQLSTMAKAAKATLGVESLDAVADRGYFSSEEILACEDAGITVTLPKPMTSGIIAKGRFGKQDFRYVAEQDVYICPAGESLPYRYTNEEHGMLLRRYWTNACQGCAIKQTCTSGKERRITRWEHEHVLEAVQRRLDEHPEKMRQRRETVEHPFGTIKARMGATHFLMKTLPRVASEMALHVLAYNMTRAMSIMGVRPLMAAIRV is encoded by the coding sequence ATGAAGCGCTTCGTTGAGGGGACGGCTCGCGGGCAAAGCACGCTTTTTCCCGAATGCTTGGAAGACTGGATCGGCGAGGACAATCCGGTTCGTGTGATCGATGTCTTTGTTGATGAGCTCGATCTGGCGGAGCTGGGATTTGACGGGGTTGCGCCGGAGGTCACCGGCCGGCCGGCGTATCATCCGTCTGTCCTGCTGAAGCTCTACATCTACGGCTATCTCAATCGGGTTCAGTCGAGCCGACGGCTGGAGCGCGAGGCTGGGCGTAACGTTGAAGCGATGTGGCTAACGGGTCGGCTGGTGCCTGATCACAAGACGATTGCCGACTTCCGCAAGGACAATGGCGGCGCGATCCGCCAGGTCTGTGCCCGGTTCATAGCGCTTTGCCGCGTCATGGGGCTGTTGACGGACCCCAGCGTGGCAATCGACGGCAGCAAGTTCAAGGCCGTGAATAACCGGGACAAGAACTTCACGCGCGCCAAAATGGAGCGGCGCATGGCGCAAATCGAGGAGAGCGTTGCCCGCTATCTACAACAGCTTGATACCGCCGACCGGCATGAGCCATCAGAGGCACTCCAAAGCAAGACGAACCGTCTGAAAGACAAGATCGCGAAGCTGAGGGAGCAGATGCAGAATCTCGGGGAACTCCGGGCGCAGATGCTGGCGGCTCCGGATCAACAGATATCACTGACCGATCCTGACTCTCGCTCAATGGCGACCAGCGGCCGAGGGTCTGGGGTCGTCGGCTACAACGTTCAGGTTGCCGTGGAGACCAAGCATCATCTGATCATTACGCATGAGGTGACCAACGTCGGAACCGACCGATCGCAGCTCTCGACCATGGCGAAGGCCGCGAAGGCGACATTGGGAGTAGAGAGCCTCGATGCGGTCGCTGACCGCGGCTACTTCAGCAGCGAAGAGATCCTGGCCTGCGAGGATGCCGGCATCACGGTCACGCTGCCCAAGCCGATGACCTCAGGCATCATTGCCAAGGGGCGTTTCGGCAAACAGGACTTCCGCTACGTGGCCGAGCAGGACGTTTACATCTGTCCGGCCGGGGAAAGCTTGCCTTACCGCTACACCAACGAAGAACATGGAATGCTCCTGCGCCGCTATTGGACCAATGCCTGCCAGGGCTGCGCCATCAAGCAGACTTGCACCAGCGGCAAGGAGCGACGCATCACCCGATGGGAACACGAGCATGTTCTCGAAGCCGTGCAGCGTCGGCTCGACGAGCACCCAGAGAAAATGCGCCAGCGTCGCGAGACGGTCGAACACCCATTTGGCACGATCAAAGCCCGGATGGGCGCCACCCACTTCCTGATGAAGACGCTGCCACGGGTCGCTTCAGAGATGGCGCTGCATGTCCTGGCCTACAACATGACGAGGGCGATGAGCATCATGGGCGTCCGGCCGCTGATGGCCGCGATCAGGGTATAG
- a CDS encoding NADPH-dependent FMN reductase encodes MSQYNIAVLVGSLRRDSFNAKFAKAIEKLAPAEFTFKHSQIGDLPLYNQDDDANQVESVKRLKAEIKAAQGLLFVTPEYNRSIPGVLKNAIDNASRPYGQSAFAGKPAGVIGVSVGAIGTALAQQHLRNILAYLDVATLGQPEGFIQAKEGLFDADGGIGAGRRQFLTDWMGRYVAFVKKHAG; translated from the coding sequence ATGAGTCAGTACAACATAGCCGTGCTTGTTGGCAGTCTACGCCGCGACTCCTTCAACGCGAAGTTTGCCAAGGCGATCGAGAAGCTTGCGCCGGCCGAATTTACTTTCAAGCATTCGCAGATCGGCGACCTCCCACTCTATAACCAGGACGACGATGCCAATCAGGTGGAGTCGGTCAAGCGTCTGAAAGCGGAGATCAAAGCAGCTCAGGGGCTGCTTTTCGTTACTCCGGAATACAACCGTTCGATTCCCGGCGTACTCAAGAACGCCATCGACAACGCGTCGCGCCCTTATGGGCAGAGCGCCTTCGCCGGCAAACCCGCCGGCGTCATCGGCGTTTCGGTCGGCGCAATCGGTACGGCATTGGCGCAACAGCATCTACGTAACATCCTCGCCTATCTCGACGTCGCCACGCTCGGCCAGCCCGAAGGGTTCATCCAGGCCAAAGAAGGCCTCTTCGATGCCGACGGCGGAATCGGTGCCGGCAGGCGGCAATTCCTCACGGATTGGATGGGACGGTACGTTGCCTTCGTGAAAAAGCACGCCGGCTAG
- the ygiD gene encoding 4,5-DOPA dioxygenase extradiol, whose translation MTDLLPAIFFGHGNPMNAIGQNAYTKEWHKIGKQLLRPKAILSVSAHWYVPETGVTVSTNPRTIHDFGGFPEALYQVQYPAPGDPALARRVQQLLAPQEVRLDESWGLDHGTWSVLKHVYPAADIPVVQLSIDETKPASFHFGLARKLAPLREEGVLIVGSGNIVHNLHTYAWGRHPQEPYDWALRFEAAARERMKAGEFKELINYDKLGRDATLSIPTPEHYLPLLYVLATMQQREKVHFPVEGVDGGSISMLAVQVG comes from the coding sequence ATGACGGACCTTTTGCCGGCAATCTTCTTTGGCCACGGCAACCCCATGAACGCGATTGGGCAGAATGCCTACACGAAGGAATGGCACAAGATCGGGAAACAGCTGCTGCGCCCGAAAGCGATCCTGTCGGTTTCGGCACACTGGTACGTACCGGAGACTGGCGTGACCGTCTCGACCAACCCTCGCACCATCCACGATTTCGGCGGATTTCCGGAGGCGCTTTACCAGGTACAATATCCGGCGCCAGGCGACCCGGCGTTGGCGAGGCGCGTGCAGCAGTTGCTGGCGCCGCAAGAAGTGAGGCTGGACGAGTCGTGGGGACTGGATCACGGCACTTGGTCCGTCCTGAAGCATGTCTATCCGGCTGCCGACATACCGGTGGTTCAGCTGAGTATCGACGAAACCAAACCTGCTTCGTTTCATTTTGGACTTGCGCGCAAGCTGGCCCCATTGCGCGAGGAAGGCGTGCTGATCGTCGGCAGCGGTAATATCGTGCACAACCTCCATACTTATGCTTGGGGGCGGCACCCCCAGGAGCCGTATGATTGGGCACTTCGCTTCGAAGCTGCGGCACGGGAGAGGATGAAGGCCGGCGAGTTCAAGGAGCTGATCAACTACGACAAGCTCGGACGCGATGCCACACTGTCGATACCGACACCGGAGCATTACCTGCCGTTGCTGTATGTGCTGGCTACTATGCAACAACGCGAGAAAGTGCACTTCCCGGTCGAAGGCGTCGACGGCGGGTCGATCTCGATGCTCGCGGTGCAAGTAGGGTAA